One Coffea arabica cultivar ET-39 chromosome 5e, Coffea Arabica ET-39 HiFi, whole genome shotgun sequence DNA segment encodes these proteins:
- the LOC140006952 gene encoding protein ANTAGONIST OF LIKE HETEROCHROMATIN PROTEIN 1-like — translation MDNQGHIQGGYLDDETDDVDFDNILLGVVLLGFMFFDPRFNRVPRRRRVRDSVLSGRDYVLELINGHEDRIIENMRLDVPQFLMLCDLLVQRGYWHAYPSHQDCVGALDGTHVSAWCSSEIRERFINRHGDLSQNVLAACDHDMRFVYVRVGWEGSAHDARILQDTLLDPNSGFPMPPPGKNYVVDAAYRNMPGFVAPFRGAQGTQHERAAKRLFNRRHASVRNIIERTFGVLKKRFPILKGPMQNYLIATQNNIVLACCILHNFMRAYSPADEYFNEEATLGAIADAQIAGEQQQAGQPIDMSEQGIFNWNEDRRAMAAHMYWNAHN, via the exons ATGGATAATCAGGGACATATTCAGGGCGGATACTTGGATGACGAGACAGACGATGTTGATTTCGATAACATCCTTTTGGGAGTTGTGCTCCTAGGCTTCATGTTCTTCGACCCACGCTTTAACCGAGTTCCCAGAAGAAGAAGAGTTAGAGATAGTGTGCTCTCGGGGAGGGACTATGTGCTTGAGCTGATAAACGGACATGAGGACAGAATTATTGAAAACATGCGCTTGGATGTTCCTCAATTCCTGATGTTGTGTGATTTGTTGGTTCAGCGTGGTTATTGGCATGCATATCCTTCACATCAG GATTGTGTAGGAGCACTAGACGGGACACACGTCTCCGCTTGGTGCAGCTCAGAGATACGAGAGAGGTTCATAAATCGGCATGGTGACTTATCCCAGAATGTGCTTGCTGCCTGCGATCATGATATGCGCTTTGTATATGTTCGAGTCGGTTGGGAGGGTAGTGCTCATGATGCCCGAATTCTCCAAGATACCTTACTAGATCCGAATTCGGGTTTTCCTATGCCACCGCCGG GAAAAAATTATGTGGTAGATGCTGCTTATAGAAATATGCCAGGTTTTGTGGCACCGTTTAGGGGAGCACAGGGCACACAGCATGAGCGGGCAGCTAAACGTTTGTTCAACAGGCGGCATGCATCGGTTAGAAATATTATTGAGCGCACATTTGGGGTTCTTAAGAAGCGTTTTCCAATACTCAAGGGTCCAATGCAGAATTATCTAATAGCAACACAAAATAATATTGTGCTTGCATGTTGTATTTTGCACAATTTTATGCGTGCATACTCCCCAGCAGATGAGTACTTCAACGAAGAAGCAACCCTCGGAGCCATAGCTGATGCACAGATAGCAGGAGAGCAACAGCAGGCGGGCCAACCCATCGATATGTCGGAGCAGGGCATCTTTAATTGGAACGAAGATCGGCGGGCAATGGCGGCGCATATGTATTGGAATGCGCATAACTAG